A window of the Macaca nemestrina isolate mMacNem1 chromosome X, mMacNem.hap1, whole genome shotgun sequence genome harbors these coding sequences:
- the LOC105464319 gene encoding cysteinyl leukotriene receptor 1, whose protein sequence is MDATANLTVSSATCHDTIDDFRNQVYSTLYSMISVVGLFGNGFVLYVLIKTYHEKSAFQVYMINLAVADLLCVCTLPLRVVYYVHKGIWFFGDFLCRLSTYALYVNLYCSIFFMTAMSFFRCIAIVFPVQNINLVTQKKARFVCVGIWIFVILTSSPFLMAKPQKDEKNNTKCFEPPQDNQTKNHVLVLHYVSLFVGFIIPFVIIIVCYTMIILTLLKKSMKKNLPSRKKAVGMIVVVTTAFLVSFMPYHIQRTIHLHFLHNETKPCDSVLRMQKSVVITLSLAASNCCFDPLLYFFSGGNFRKRLSTFRKHSLSSVTYVPRKKASLPEKGEEICKV, encoded by the coding sequence ATGGATGCAACCGCAAATCTGACAGTATCTTCTGCCACATGCCACGACACTATTGATGACTTCCGCAATCAAGTGTATTCCACCTTGTACTCTATGATCTCTGTTGTAGGCTTATTTGGCAATGGCTTTGTGCTCTATGTCCTCATAAAAACCTATCATGAAAAGTCAGCCTTCCAAGTATACATGATTAATTTAGCAGTAGCAGATCTACTTTGTGTGTGCACACTGCCTCTCCGTGTGGTCTACTATGTTCACAAAGGCATTTGGTTCTTTGGTGACTTCTTATGCCGCCTCAGCACCTATGCTTTGTATGTCAACCTCTATTGTAGCATCTTCTTTATGACAGCCATGAGCTTTTTCCGGTGCATTGCTATTGTTTTTCCAGTCCAGAACATTAATTTGGTTACTCAGAAAAAAGCCAGGTTTGTGTGTGTAGGTATTTGGATTTTTGTGATTTTGACCAGTTCTCCATTTCTAATGGCTAAACcacaaaaagatgagaaaaataataccaaGTGTTTTGAGCCCCCACAAGACAATCAAACTAAAAATCATGTTTTGGTCTTGCATTATGTGTCATTGTTTGTTGGCTTTATCATCCCTTTTGTTATTATAATTGTCTGTTACACAATGATCATTTTGACCTtactaaaaaaatcaatgaaaaaaaatctgccaaGTCGTAAAAAGGCTGTAGGAATGATCGTGGTCGTGACCACTGCCTTTTTAGTCAGTTTCATGCCATATCATATTCAACGTACCATTCACCTTCATTTTTTACACAATGAAACTAAACCCTGTGATTCTGTCCTTAGAATGCAGAAGTCCGTGGTCATAACCTTGTCTCTGGCTGCATCAAATTGTTGCTTTGACCCTCTCCTATATTTCTTTTCTGGAGGTAACTTTAGGAAAAGGCTGTCTACATTTAGAAAGCATTCTTTGTCCAGCGTGACTTATGTACCCAGAAAGAAGGCCTCTTTGccagaaaaaggagaagaaatatgtAAAGTATAG